GAATACCACCTACCGGAAAACCGTTGCCCATTCCCTTAGCAATACTAATGATGTCCGGTTGAATGTTATGATGTTGAAATGCAAAGAATTTTCCGCTTCTGCCAAATCCGCTTTGTACTTCATCTGCAATTAACAATGCATCATTCTCTTTACATAACAAAGCAACTTTTTGTAAGAATTCGGTCGTAGGTTCATCTAAACCACCAACGCCTTGAATAGATTCAATGATAACGGCACAAACATTCTTTGATATTTCCCTTTCAAAACCCTTACTATCGTTTAGGTCAAGAAAAACAACTTCATGTTGCAGGTTAATTTCAGCATTAATAGATGGATTATCCGTTGTTGCTACCGCAGCAGAAGTACGTCCATGAAAACCGTTGTTAAAGGCAATTACCTTTGATTTTCCGGTTACAAAAGAAGCCATTTTCAATGCGTTTTCATTTGCCTCTGCGCCAGAGTTGCACATGAATAGATTGTAATCTTCACAATTGGATGCTTCACCTAATTTGTTGGCCAAATCTACCTGTAAAGGGTTTTGTACCGCATTGCTATAAAACCCAATATTATCCAATTGGTCTTTTAAACGCTTTACATAATGTGGGTGCGTATGGCCAATGGAAATAACGGCATGCCCGCCGTAGAAATCCAAATAATCCTGTCCTTGGTCATCAGTTACTACAATGCCTTTTGCGGAAACCGGGGTTACATTATATAAAGGGTAAACGTCAAATAATTTCATAGTTGAAAAGTTTCAAGTTCAAAATAATGAATGGGTTGGGTAGCTTGTTTACTTGTTTTTGAATTCGGTAATCTTGTCGTAAGAGGAAATAATTCCGCGTATCAATGATGAGCTTAAACCTTGGTGTTCCATTTCATTTAAACCTGTTATGGTACAACCCATAGGCGTGGTAACACGGTCAATTTCTTCTTCAGGATGATTGCCGGATTCTATTAAAAGGCTTGCGGCACCGTTACACGTATGCATGGCAAGTTCTTGAGCCTCTTTGGCATCAAAACCAAGTTGTATGGCTCCTTGGGTAGTGGCACGTATTAAGCGCATCCAAAAAGCTACACCACTTGCACAGATTACGGTTGCAGCCTGCATTTGACCTTCGGGGATTTCCATAGAATGTCCCATTCTATTAAAAATGGCTTTTGCCAATTCAACCCTTTTTTTGCCTTTTTCGTTGCTACAGATACAGGTCATGGATTTACCCACGGATATAGCCGTATTGGGCATACTTCTTATGATAAAGTTGTCTTCACCAATTACCGCTTCTATTTTTTCGATGCTAAATCCGGTAATAGTTGAGATGATTACATGCTTATCCGTCAATAGATCTTTTATACTTTCTAGAATGGCGGCAAAATGAATAGGCTGGACGGCAAAAATTAAAATATCTGAATTTTCAACGGCTATTCTATTGTCATTTGTAACGGTAACCTTATCATATTTCTCAAATTCTGCTATAGCTGTGGTATCCCTTTTGGTAAGGTACATACTGGTAGCACCATTACTGTTCAATATGCCTTTAGCAATAGAAAGTCCTAAATTACCTGTACCTATAATGGCTGTTTTCATGTTTGGTGTAGTATTAAGTAAAAGGTGCTAAGTAAAAAGTATGAAGTAAACCGTAAATTTCATATCACTACTTAAAATTAGTCCCCATTAATTTTATTTCAATCTTATGTTTTTCAATAGTCCATCAAATCATTTAGAAGACCCCGGCTTTTAAATTAAGTCCTAGGTTTTCTTCCAAACCGAAAATTAAGTTCATGTTCTGCACTGCTTGCCCAGACGCACCTTTTAATAAGTTATCTATGGCAGAGGTGATCAACAACACATCTTCATGTTTATGTAAGTGGATGTGACATTGATTTGTATTTACCACTTGTTTTAAATTGATGGGCTCATCTGATATTTGGGTGAACACCGCATCATTATAAAATTCCTGAAAGATTTTTTTAGCATCCTCTAAACTACCCTCAAATTTGGTATAGGAAGTTGCCAAAATACCACGGGTAAAATTCCCTCTATTTGGCATAAAATACAGATTGCCAGTATCTTTTTGAAATGAATGTAAGCTCTCGTTGATTTCCCCTAAATGCTGATGCGTAAAAGGTTTGTACCAGCTAACGTTATTATTTCTCCATGAAAAGTGAGAAGTTGCAGACGGACTAACACCCGCACCTGTACTACCGGTTACAGCATTTATATGTACTTCATTGTCCAACAACCCCGCTTTTGCCAAGGGTAGCAATGCCAATTGGATAGCAGTTGCAAAACAACCAGGATTAGCTATATATTTTGCATTTTCAATTTCAGATTTGAATAATTCTGGTAAACCATACACAAACTCCTTACCATTGAAATTGGCATCGGTGTGCAATCTAAAATCATTGCTCAGATCTATAATAACGGTATCTTTTGAAAAATGATGCTCGTTTAAAAATGCGGTAGAATTACCATGGCCTAAACATAGAAAAACAACGTTTACATCTAGATTTACATTACCCGTAAACGCTATATCGGTAACTCCCAATAGATCTGGATGAGCCGTTGTCACCTTTTTTCCTGCTCTAGTAGTACTGAATACAAAATCGATTTCAGTTGCTGGGTGATTTAATAGAATACGAACAAGCTCCCCACCCGTATAACCAGAACCGCCAATAATACCTGCTTTAATCATAATTTTATTTTGTGTAAAGAGTATCAAGTAATAAGTATTAAGTACGAAGTACTTGAACAACACTTTTAATTTTACTTAATACTTTGTACTCATTACTTAATACTATTTTTCCTAACTCCAAATAACTATTTATCCCCATTAACATGGTTATATATTTTTCCTGAATTCGATAGAATCTTAATGAATCCTTTAGCATCATCTGCGGTCCAGCCTTTATTTACTTCGCCATATTTACCAAAAGCATCGGTCATTAAATCATGTTCGGAAGAAATACCGTGTAATCTAAACTGAAAAGGGTACAAGCCTACAAAAACATCACCAGAAACTGTTTTTTGAGTATCGGTCAAAAATGTTTCAATATTTCTCATTACGGCATCTAGATAATTACCTTCATGCAATAACATACCATAGAAATTGCCTTGTTGTTCCTTTTGATATTGTTGCCACTTTGTAAGTGTATGTTTCTCTAATAAGTGGTGTGCTTTTATGATAATTAAAGAAGCAGGAGCCTCAAACCCAACTCTGCCTTTGGTACCTATAATAGTATCGCCAACGTGAATATCCCTTCCAATGGCATATTTAGATGCCAAAGCCTCTAGTTTTTCAATATTTGCAACTGGGTTGTCTTTTGCACCATCAATAGCAACCAATTCGCCATTTTCAAAAGTAAGTTTTACCTCTGTAGGGTTCTTTTCCTGTAATTGGCTTGGGTAGGCGTTATCTGGTAAGGGCTTTTCTGAAGTTAATGTCTCTTCGCCACCAACAGAAGTACCCCAAAGTCCTCTATTAATAGAGTATTTTGCTTTTTCCCAAGGATAATCTACACCGTTTTCTTTTAAGTATGCGATCTCTTCTTCCCTAGCTAATTTGTTATCTCTAATAGGCGTGATGATTTCAATTTCTGGGGCAATGATCTGGAAAATCATATCAAAACGTACTTGGTCGTTACCCGCGCCTGTGCTACCGTGGGCAATATAACCAGCGCCTATCTTTTTAGCGTAGTTTACAATTTCAATCGCCTGTACAATTCTTTCTGCACTTACGGAAAGTGGGTAGGTATTGTTTTTAAGTACATTACCAAAAATAAGATACTTTACTACTTTATCATAAAAGGTCTGTACGGCATCTATAGAGGTATAAGAAGAAGCGCCCAGTTCAATAGCTTTCTTCTCAATTTCCTTTATTTCCTCAATAGAGAAACCTCCTGTGTTCACGCTTACTGCATGAACTTCAAATCCTTTGTCTTTTGATAAATGCTTGGCGCAATAAGAAGTATCCAATCCGCCGCTGTATGCTAGTACTAATTTTTTCATTGTATGATGTTCAATTCCGGCAAGCCGGATAATTATTTATTTTGGTTCTATAGGTTTTGAGTTGAGAGGTTAGAAGAAATAAATAGGACTTTGATCCTTAAATCTGTAATTGGTAAAAGTCATTTTAAGCTCCATAACTTCTATTCTCTTATTTCTTTTTCAGAAACAAACTCTCTTTTATACTTTTTAATCTTGTAAATGCCTTACCGTTCATTTCTTTAGTGTTCTCAGTTTTTTTCTTTGTGGTAGGGTCATATAACATACCGGTACAGAGACACATTTTTTGTTCAGTTCTCGTAAGGATGTCAAAATTTTTACAAGTTTGGCAGCCTTTCCAAAACTCAGGGTCATCTGTAAGTTCGGAAAATGTAACAGGTTTATAGCCTAGTTCGTAGTTGATTTTCATCACTGCTAAACCTGTGGTGATTCCAAATATTTTGGCATCGGGAAATTTCTCCCTGCTTAATTCAAAGATTTTGGCTTTAATACTTTTAGCTAGACCTTGCCCTCTATAATCTGGGTGTACTATAAGTCCGGAATTTGCTACAAATTTCTCGTGTCCCCATACTTCTATATAGCAGAAACCCGCAAATTTATCTCCGTCCAATGCAAGTATGGCATTACCGTTAGAAAGTTTTCTTTGAATATACTCTGGGGTTCGTTTTGCTATGCCGGTACCGCGTACTTTGGCAGATTCAGCTATGGTATCGCAGATATCCTGAGCGTATTTAAAATGTGATTCGTTAGCAACAATTAAGTTCATTGCCAGTTAGATTTAAAAGTGTAAAAAATAAATTTGATTTGTTGTGCGGAAATGGACTCACCTAATTCCATAAATATATCTTACCCTTACGGGCGACGACGGCGAGATGTGAACGGGCGCGCTAGAGCCACTGGGCTCACGGTGCTATATAAAAAGTAGTTTATTTCGTTCATTACGGGGTAAATGTACAAATTATATTTATTTGACATCCCGCATGACATAATTTTTACAAAAAGTTTACTTTTTGTTACGATGTGCAACAATTTCATAAGTCAAATAGGCAAATACTGAAATATATTCAATGCCTAAAAGCCAAAGGCTTTCTTTGAAATCTGCTTGGGAATATGCATAATAACTAAGTACTACGGCGGCAGACCAAATAATGGCATATCTATATGTAGTAAAAATAGATAGTAGCACTAAAAATATAATATACCAAGGGTGTATTGTGGTAGATATGAAATAATAAATGGTCAAAACCCACATCATTGACCAAAGTACCCTGTTTAAGTCGTATTTCTTGGGAAAAAATGTAAATAACCCTACAGTAATAACAGTTATTAGTGGGGTGATTTTACCGTATTCTTTAATGAACTCCCAAGGTTTTGCGTCAAAATGAACGGCTGTTTTTTTGGCAAGGTTATAGAGGCTCGAGTTAAATTCAAAATTAGAGAACCAAAGTTTAAGGGTTCTACTATAGTTGTCTATAAATTCTGGCGTGTTAAAAGGCAGAAAAAGAGCTATGGACGTTATGCCGATAATGCTATAGAAAACAATGCTTTTTTTCCAACCCAAATATTTTAGAAAAATAGGAAGGAATAAAAGAGGTACTAATTTTATGGAGATGGAGCAGGCAATAACCATTGCGGCGGTTTTCCATTTATCAATTGACAATAAAAACATCGATAGAATAAAGAAAAATAACATGACCCCTTCAAAATGAAGATTTCCGGTGAGTTCAACTATTACAAGCGGATTAATGAAATACCAGAATATTAGATGCGGAGATCGATTAAGGTTTTTTAATAACCTTCTGCCAAAATAGAAAATACCTATATCTGCCAGAATAATAATTGAACGCATAGCGAATAATGATCCTAAAAGACTCTTGCCGCCAAGAATAGTGGCCAAGGCAAAAATAAGTTGATTTAAAGGGGGGTAATTACTGTAGTGCCTTGCGCTTAAACTACCCATACCGTCGTACAGCTCTTTGGCATTCGGTATTATTGATACTATGTTTTGTATTAACTCATCTGGAGTGTTTAGATAGGGGTTATTGCCATTGGCTACTAAATGTCCGTCCCAAATGAATCTATAAAAATCTTGTGAAAGATTAGGTTCTGCAAATAAAAATACCAGTCTAAAAATGATGCCTATGCCCAGTAAAAACCTAAAGTTGTGTTTTTCAAATTGTATCAGCTTAAAACAGAAAAAGAATAGGGCAACAAATAGGGTAAGCAGTTTTATGAAATCTGTTCTAGGTAAATGATAGGCAAACGTATAGTAGAATACAAAACTTAATACCGCTAAGGTGAGGGAAACTTTATGGAGTTTCAAAAAGTTTTTAAAGCTAGTTGGCATTAGGGGTTTTCAATTTAGTAACAGGTCAATTTAATGGTTTTTTATTGATTTTTAATTTAATGGACCATCAATTTTCCTAAAAGCTCTTTCATCATTTTAGCAGCCAAATATGCGGTCATATCATTAAAATCTCGATCAGGATTGTATTCCACAATATCGGCACCCACAATTTGGGCGTCTATACCCTGAATTAAATCTATAACTTGACGAGAAGAGAGTCCGCCCGGTTCATGATGAGAAACCCCTGGTGCAAAGGCAGGGTCAAAACCATCCATATCTAAAGAAATGTACAAGGGATTTTTAAAATTGGGTATGGCGTTCAAATCTAGGTTACGCATTTCATGAACGTCAACATCGAACTTTTTTGCTTGTGAAGCTTGATGTGGATTTAAGGTACGTATACCCACTTGAACTAACTTTACGGCATAGCCGTTTTCCATAATTCTGGCAAAAGGACAAGCGTGAGAGTAAGGATCGCCTTCATAGTCATGGTATAGATCTGCATGGGCATCAATATGTAGAATGTCAAGTTTTGGATAATGGTCATGAAACGCCTTAATAATCGGGAAAGTTATGGAGTGGTCGCCACCCAAGGTCAGTAACTTTTCACCATTTTCAATATTCTTTTGGGTAATAGTGGCGATATCAAAATAGTCTTCAATATTGAAATCACCATTATCCGTTATTAGGTCATTTTCTATTGTTGTTCCAAGCTCCGTACATAAGTTCATAGAATCACTGTACAGTGCTTTTCTGATTAGGACAGGTGCTTTTGCAGGACCTCTTTGAAAAGATGATTTTGCATCCCAATTAATGCCTTGAATATTAATTTTATTCATAATACTTTAAGTTGATGGGTTCATACATAGTATTTGGATTTTCAGATTTCTCTGGTATTTGCTGTATAGCATCCCAATGTTCGCATATTTTTCCATTTGTATCAAACCTGAAAAAATCCATTGTAACATATTGATCATTTCCTGGCCATACTTGGTGCGTGTGTAATGCAACCAAATCTCCTTCTGCAATGCAACGTACAAATTCAATAGATTTTTCAGGGTATTCTTTTTGCATGCGTTCAAAATAATCTATAAAACCTTGCGTACCATTGGCAACTGCGGGATTATGCTGAATGTATTCTTTACCAACATACATTTCTATGGCCAGTTTTGGGTTTCCTAAATATGCCGTTCTGTAAAAAGCGATGGCGTTCCTTTTGTTTGTTTCTAAATTCATCATGATATCTTGTAGTGGTTTAATGAAAATATATTTTTCTGAATTCCATTGGGGTCATCCCTGTATTTGATTTAAAGAATTTTGAAAAATAGGCATAGTCAGAATACCCCAAGGTGTCCGCAACATTGGCTAGGTTGTCATTAGAATGAACGATCAAACGTTTAGCTTCTAACATGATGCGCTCAGAGATCAAGGTAGTTGTAGTTTTGCTGATGGTCTTTTGAACCACTCTGTTTAAGTGTTTGGTTGTAATACTTAGTTTTTCAGCATAGAATTTAGGTAATTTTTCGGTGTAAAAGTGTGCGTTAATTAATTTTTCCAGTCGCTCAAGTATATTCGCATAGCTGTTAGATCCTAATTTTTCTATAATAGTGTCGGCAGTATATGCACGCGTTAGTTCTATGTATATATAATGTATAAGACTAATGATTTTAGCTTCTCTAAGTAAATTTTCTTCTCTGTACTCTGTGAAAAGTTCTTGAAAAACAGTGGTTAGGTGTATCAGTTTCTCTTTAGATAATTGAAGCAAAGGCGGGTTTTGGTTGGAATAGTAAAAAGGAAAAGAATTTAAGGAATGATCCAAAAATTTTAGTTCATAGAATTCTTGAGAGTGAAAGAAAATATAACCTTCTGGTTGCGATTCAAATTTCCAAAAATGAGTTTGCCCAGGTTTTAAGAAGAAGACCTTTCCGGGTTCTATTGGGTAGGTGTCAAAATCTATTTCATGTGTGCCGGTGCCTTTGGTAAAAATAACGCACAAATAAAAATTATGGCTATGAGGTTTATTTATAAGATTCTTATTGATTTGAATATGGTCTGCAAAAGAGTTTACATAAAGACTGTGTAACGGCTTGTTTTTTAAAAACTGAATAATATGTAAAACGGGTATTTTCATATAAAATGTCTTAAAAATACAAATATATGCGCTTATGATACGACCGAAAGCTTTATTTTATGTCTTAATTTTGCAGTATAAAAATGGGGGTCATGAGTAAAGTGTTGAATGTTGTAAAATGCAAATGTCCTAATTGTAATGAGGGTAAGGTCTTTAGTGGGCAAGGAAATGTTCTTTTGTTTAAAATGCCGACAATGAATGAAAGGTGTTCCGAATGCAATTTTAAATTTGAAAAAGAAACGGGCTTCTTTTTTGGAGCTATGTTCGTTAGTTATGCCTTGGCTGTGGCACAAATGATAATAAGCCTTGTGTTGTTTTGGTATTTTGTAGATCTGTCTCCGTTGCGGGTATTTACTATTATTGCTTTGGTAACTATACTATTGAGCACTTTTAATTTTAGGCTATCAAGATCTATTTGGATTCATTTATTCTACAAACTTTAAAATATTGATTTAAGTAGGGTTTGTCATTTCTTTGGCAAGTTTAACTACTCTTTCTGTTATTCTATTAGGATCATTTTTTCTCCAGTTCATAAATAAGCTAATAGTCTCATCTAGCTCTATAAACCTAACGCCAATTGCATTTGAGAATTTATAGGATAACGGTAGTATAGAAATGCCTAGGCCTTGTGCTACAAGATTAATGATCATACCTCCAAAATCAGATTCAATAACAGTTTTTGGCTCAAAACCGTTTTTTTGAAAAAGACTTCTTAATAGTGAAGGGAAGTAAGTGTTTCTATGTAAGCCAGAAATAATGAATTTTTCATCTTGCAACACCTTTAAATCTTTTAAGGTTGTATTGGTCAACCAATGTTTCTCTGAAACAACAAGGCAGATAGGTTCAGTATGTAATTTATACGACATTATATGAGTGTTATTTATAGCATCTCTATTAAAAGCAATATCCGTATCATAATTGAGTAGCAATTTTTCATGGTTTTCATCTATAGGCTCAGTTAATTCTAGTTTTAAATCTGGTATGCTAGCGTTGATTTTACTTAAGAAAAGCGGTAGATAACTAAAGGCAATAGAGCCTGGGTAAGAAAGGGAAATATGGCCAGAAGTGCCTTGGTCTATCTTCTTTGCCTGTTTTTGAAAATGATCAAGGTCATTGATGGTAGTTGCCCATTTGTCCTTAAGGAAAATACCCGCATCGGTGAGTTTTACATTGCGTTTATCTCGTTTAAATAGTTGATAACCAATTTCTTCTTCCAATGATTGAATTTGTCTACTTAAGGTAGATTGAGATATGAACAATTTTTCTGCAGCTTTCCAAAAATGAAGTTCCGTGGCAAGGCTTAAAAAATATTTTATTTGCTGTGTAGTCATAATTAATGCAATTTATGCATTAAAAAGCTACAAATATGTATTTTTCATAAACCTTTAGAGTCATTTCTTTGCCTTGTGGATTTTTAAAATTATAGAGCTATGGGTATAGAAAACTTTGTAACCTTTATGGTATCGGCATTATTGTTTATAATGACACCTGGTTTAGACACTTTTTTTGTGCTGAACAAGTCTTTGGGACGAGGAAGAAAATCTGGAATACAAGCGGCATTAGGAGTAAATGTGGGCATATTAACGCATACTTTGTGTGCGGCAATGGGAGTATCCGTATTATTGGCCAAATCAGCTTTTGCCTTTGCCGCAGTTAAATATTTGGGTGCTGCATACCTTATTTATTTAGGGGTGGCAACTTATAGAAAAAGAACCGATTTTGATGGTTTAGAGCAATTGTCAACTAATGGTCAAAAGGTGAAAAGTGATTTTTGGTCAGGATTTTTGACTAATTCATTAAATCCTAAAGTTGCATTATTCTTTGTTGCTTTTTTTCCGCAGTTTATATCCGCCAACCAACTACATAACCCAATGCCGTATGTAATGTTAGGTGTAACTTATGCGTTTATAGGGGTGGTTTGGTATATTATTTTAACCTTGTTCGCAAGTGTTTTTTCTAACCAAATCAAAGAAAACCCTAGTTCAAGTAAACTGTTAAATAAAATAGGAGGCTTGGCATTTATTTCAATGGGTATTAAAATAGCCTTCTTTAAATAAACGATTATAAGTATTAAATAATCACCACTGATAGTTTGGGGTAACTACCTGCTGAAAGCCATGAATAGGGGAATTTGTACGCAAACTAATTTTATGTTCTCAGGTTAGGTGGTGATTTTTAAATTTTTATACCTTATTTTGAAGTCGAAATTTTGCACTGTTGCTTATGAATACTGATAAAAAGGGTATTAAACCAAATAAGATTCCTTGGCCAACCAAAAAGGCTATGCAACAAGTGTATGAAATGAATCTGTGGGGTAGTGGTACTGAAGATTTTTATTCGGGTGAAGGTTCTCATAAGCCGGAAATTGTAAAACCTTATATAGAGACATTAACTACTTTTTTAACTTCATTTGAAAACCCTATTTCCGTGTGTGATTTAGGATGTGGAGATTTTAATATAGGTAAAGAACTGGTAAGTTATACCAAGAATTATGTTGCCGTTGATATAGTACCCGAATTAATTACGTACAACAAGAAAAAGTTTAAATCAAAGAACGTAGAGTTTCAATGTTTGGATATTGCGGTAGATGACCTTCCTGTTGCAGATTGCGCTATCTTAAGACAAGTACTACAACATTTATCCAATACCGAAGTTCTTCAGATTACCCGTAAGTTAATGCAGTACACCTATGTTATTGTTACGGAGCACTTGCCAAACAAAAAGTTTGTTGCCAACATAGACATTATTTCGGGTCAAGGTACAAGGCTTAAAATGAAAAGCGGTATAAAGTTACAGGAGTCACCTTTTAACTTAAAAACAGTGAAGTCAAAAGAGCTGTTAAGGGTTGTTGATCAACACGGTGTCATTGTAACCACAGCGTATAAGTTGAGTTAATGTATTTTTATCATGCTATGCTCCATGGTCTTTATTCGGTTTTAATGGTAAAGGTAGCTGTTAGTCCAACGCAGAAATTTCTGGGTAATTTATGTACTCCAAATATTGCTCTTGAGTGTTGACCTTTTTCATTTAAAACCTTTACGAACAAATTAGATGCTCCATTGACAACATTTGGCGATTCGTCCCAGTTTTCTGCTGACTGAAAGTAGGCATCAAAATGATTTAAACCTATAATTTTATGAAAACCAATTTTACTTTCTGCTTGAGCCAATACATTTAAGGCGCATAGTTCCATAGCTTTATACCCTTGTTCGGTTGAAATCTCATTCCCTAATCTACCTTGGTATAAGAACTTTTCATTTAAAATAGGAAATTGAATGGCAATGTAAGCTATGTTATCTCTAATATTTACAGAAACATAATTGCCACCTGGTGTTGATATTGTAGGAAGTTCAAGTCCTAGATTTTTGAGATTTTCTTTAGGATCCATGTTTTAAATTTTGATGCTATTCTCTATAGTGATCACAATATAAAGTGAAAATCTTTTTTCCCCTTTATTGTAGAAAAAATAAATGTGTAAATGGTCTTTCTGGCGTTCAGGTTACATTAGGATGTCTTGAAAATAAAAAAAGATAACCCAGTTGAGTTATCTTTTTAAAATATTGCAATTATAGTGTTTTTAAGCCCTTGAAGTCAAAGATTTAAAGAATACAAACCCAAACCCTAGAAATAACATAAAATGGAATGGAAACAGTCCAAAATCATTTAATGGTATGGCGCTGTACATACCAAACATGAAGTAGAGCATTAATGCAAATTCCAATATCATATTGGGCGATAATTTTTTAGCTAGGTATTTGTTTCCCTTCCAACTTTGTTTTAATGAGCTAATGTTGAATTTTGGAGTACGTACAAATTCACTTCTTTTACCCATATGACCTTCAAGTACGGCAATGGTGTTATGTAAAGAGAACCCAAGCGCAACCGAGAAAAAAGTAAAGAAAATTCGTATATAATCTACAAAATTATCAAAGCCGCTACCTTGTATACTCTTATAGGTAAACCAATAACAGACAAACAATATAATGGTGCTTATCGTGAACAAGCTTAACAAAGAGAATACCCAATCCAAATGACCATAGGTATTTTTAATATAAAGCGATGGTATGCTTAATATAGCTACCAAAAACACACATAAGAACATGGAACTGTTCAACAAGTGCATAACTCCATGGAACTTGGTTTTAAATGGAATGTTCTTTGCGGTAATAACGCTCCAAACCGTTTTTCTAAAGTTCTCTGCCCCACCTTTGTTCCAACGAAATTGTTGTGAACGAGCGGCACTGATAACTACAGGTAGTTCTGCCGGGGTTTCTACATCTTCTAAATACTTAAATTTCCAGTTTTTTAACTGTGCGCGGTAGCTTAGGTCCAAATCTTCTGTGAGGGTATCTCCTTCCCAGTTACCGGCATCAAGAATACACTCTTTACGCCAAATACCTGCGGTACCGTTAAAGTTGATGAAGTGACCTTTACTGTTACGCCCTACCTGCTCTAATGTGAAATGGGCATCAAGAGCAAACGCCTGTATTTTAGTTAAAGTGGAATAGTCTCGGTTTAGGTGGCCCCAACGGGTCTGTACCACACCTATTTCTTCATCTTTAAAATAGATAACGGTTTTTTTAAGCCAGTCTGCAGCCGGTAAAAAGTCTGCATCAAAAATAGCGATGAATTCACCTTTAGCTATTTTTAATCCTTCTTTTAAGGCACCTGCCTTAAAACCAGATCGGTCTGTTCTTGTAATATGTTGTATATCTAGACCGGTCTCCTGTAATTTAGCTATACTTGCAGCGGTAGCTATTACGGTATCATCCGTAGAATCATCTAAAACCTG
The sequence above is a segment of the Maribacter dokdonensis DSW-8 genome. Coding sequences within it:
- a CDS encoding aspartate aminotransferase family protein, with amino-acid sequence MKLFDVYPLYNVTPVSAKGIVVTDDQGQDYLDFYGGHAVISIGHTHPHYVKRLKDQLDNIGFYSNAVQNPLQVDLANKLGEASNCEDYNLFMCNSGAEANENALKMASFVTGKSKVIAFNNGFHGRTSAAVATTDNPSINAEINLQHEVVFLDLNDSKGFEREISKNVCAVIIESIQGVGGLDEPTTEFLQKVALLCKENDALLIADEVQSGFGRSGKFFAFQHHNIQPDIISIAKGMGNGFPVGGILIHESIKAKYGMLGTTFGGNHLACAATMAVLEVIEKENLIHNAKALGEYFNEKAKEIPQVKRVKGKGLMLGLEFDFQVADLRKKLIHEHFLFTGGAKDKTVLRILPALNITKQDLDVFFTALKKALS
- the proC gene encoding pyrroline-5-carboxylate reductase encodes the protein MKTAIIGTGNLGLSIAKGILNSNGATSMYLTKRDTTAIAEFEKYDKVTVTNDNRIAVENSDILIFAVQPIHFAAILESIKDLLTDKHVIISTITGFSIEKIEAVIGEDNFIIRSMPNTAISVGKSMTCICSNEKGKKRVELAKAIFNRMGHSMEIPEGQMQAATVICASGVAFWMRLIRATTQGAIQLGFDAKEAQELAMHTCNGAASLLIESGNHPEEEIDRVTTPMGCTITGLNEMEHQGLSSSLIRGIISSYDKITEFKNK
- the argC gene encoding N-acetyl-gamma-glutamyl-phosphate reductase; the protein is MIKAGIIGGSGYTGGELVRILLNHPATEIDFVFSTTRAGKKVTTAHPDLLGVTDIAFTGNVNLDVNVVFLCLGHGNSTAFLNEHHFSKDTVIIDLSNDFRLHTDANFNGKEFVYGLPELFKSEIENAKYIANPGCFATAIQLALLPLAKAGLLDNEVHINAVTGSTGAGVSPSATSHFSWRNNNVSWYKPFTHQHLGEINESLHSFQKDTGNLYFMPNRGNFTRGILATSYTKFEGSLEDAKKIFQEFYNDAVFTQISDEPINLKQVVNTNQCHIHLHKHEDVLLITSAIDNLLKGASGQAVQNMNLIFGLEENLGLNLKAGVF
- a CDS encoding argininosuccinate synthase, producing MKKLVLAYSGGLDTSYCAKHLSKDKGFEVHAVSVNTGGFSIEEIKEIEKKAIELGASSYTSIDAVQTFYDKVVKYLIFGNVLKNNTYPLSVSAERIVQAIEIVNYAKKIGAGYIAHGSTGAGNDQVRFDMIFQIIAPEIEIITPIRDNKLAREEEIAYLKENGVDYPWEKAKYSINRGLWGTSVGGEETLTSEKPLPDNAYPSQLQEKNPTEVKLTFENGELVAIDGAKDNPVANIEKLEALASKYAIGRDIHVGDTIIGTKGRVGFEAPASLIIIKAHHLLEKHTLTKWQQYQKEQQGNFYGMLLHEGNYLDAVMRNIETFLTDTQKTVSGDVFVGLYPFQFRLHGISSEHDLMTDAFGKYGEVNKGWTADDAKGFIKILSNSGKIYNHVNGDK
- a CDS encoding GNAT family N-acetyltransferase; translated protein: MNLIVANESHFKYAQDICDTIAESAKVRGTGIAKRTPEYIQRKLSNGNAILALDGDKFAGFCYIEVWGHEKFVANSGLIVHPDYRGQGLAKSIKAKIFELSREKFPDAKIFGITTGLAVMKINYELGYKPVTFSELTDDPEFWKGCQTCKNFDILTRTEQKMCLCTGMLYDPTTKKKTENTKEMNGKAFTRLKSIKESLFLKKK
- a CDS encoding mannosyltransferase encodes the protein MKLHKVSLTLAVLSFVFYYTFAYHLPRTDFIKLLTLFVALFFFCFKLIQFEKHNFRFLLGIGIIFRLVFLFAEPNLSQDFYRFIWDGHLVANGNNPYLNTPDELIQNIVSIIPNAKELYDGMGSLSARHYSNYPPLNQLIFALATILGGKSLLGSLFAMRSIIILADIGIFYFGRRLLKNLNRSPHLIFWYFINPLVIVELTGNLHFEGVMLFFFILSMFLLSIDKWKTAAMVIACSISIKLVPLLFLPIFLKYLGWKKSIVFYSIIGITSIALFLPFNTPEFIDNYSRTLKLWFSNFEFNSSLYNLAKKTAVHFDAKPWEFIKEYGKITPLITVITVGLFTFFPKKYDLNRVLWSMMWVLTIYYFISTTIHPWYIIFLVLLSIFTTYRYAIIWSAAVVLSYYAYSQADFKESLWLLGIEYISVFAYLTYEIVAHRNKK
- the speB gene encoding agmatinase, translated to MNKINIQGINWDAKSSFQRGPAKAPVLIRKALYSDSMNLCTELGTTIENDLITDNGDFNIEDYFDIATITQKNIENGEKLLTLGGDHSITFPIIKAFHDHYPKLDILHIDAHADLYHDYEGDPYSHACPFARIMENGYAVKLVQVGIRTLNPHQASQAKKFDVDVHEMRNLDLNAIPNFKNPLYISLDMDGFDPAFAPGVSHHEPGGLSSRQVIDLIQGIDAQIVGADIVEYNPDRDFNDMTAYLAAKMMKELLGKLMVH